Genomic DNA from Shouchella patagoniensis:
ATGAATTTTGACCAGACAGGGTCTGTTAAAATATTCATCCCAGCAATCTGAATTAAAAAAGTAGCATGCCCTGCCCAAGTAATCGAATCCCTGTCTTCTTTATGAAGCTTTGTTAATTCTGGTTTCTCATTAACGTCAATTATCTTATCTAAGTCTTTATTTTTCCGAAAGCGCTCTTTATACCACCGAATAAAATCAGACATGCGATGATTGTTATGTATTTGGTCCATGTTTTCAAAGCGTTTTTTTTTCATGCAGTATATAGCCTTCTTCCTTAAATTCTGTTCGCTTATTCATTGTTTTGTTATACTACACAAAACAATGAATAAGCGAACAGGACGTGATTTGTTTGATTAAAATATCTAAGCAAACAGCTAAATCGTTTCTACACCAGAAATTAATTAAACCTAAGTTCAATTCTGCAATTGAACTGTTAAAAGGACTTGAAGCTATTCAAATCGATCCCGTAGCGATAATTGAACGAAACCATCAGCTAACAGCAAGTTTACGTATGCCTTCCTATAGTAGCGACTCTTTAGAACAGGTATTATCCGACGGAGAGGCTTTTGAGTACTATGCCCAAGCCGCTTGTTTATTACCGGTTACTGACTATCCATTATTTGCAGATGTCCGTCAACAATTTACCAATAAACTCTCAAAAGAGTTATTTCATTTATCTGATGTAATTAACGTTATTTTATCTAGACTTGCCAATGAAGGCCCACTGCCATCCTCTGCCTTTGCTAGCACGAAAAGAGTCCAAGGTGGTTGGGATACGAAAACTCCCACTACGAAGGAATCAAGTCATGCACTCCAGCTTTTATTTTATACAGGAAAAATCCAAGTAGTCCAAAGAAAAGGATCACTTCGTTTTTTTTCTCGTACCGAAGATTCAATCCCCAGCGACTTACTGTTAGAGGAGCAATTTTCTAGCCCAGGTGAGCGAGCAATCGAACTTCAATTAAAATACGCTCGCGCTTATCGCTTATTTAGTCATGACGACCCCCGATATGGTTGGCAAAAGCACCCCGCACAGCGTCGAAAACAATTACACCAACAAGCAATTGATTGTAATCAATTTACAGAGGTATTAATTGAGGGAATTAAACGGCCATATACCATTTTAACAGAAGATATTGATATGTTACTTTCAGCAGAAAACGATCAACCAACGGGTATCGAGTTTCTCTCACCTCTTGACCCTCTTCTATGGAGACGAGAACGACTGATGGATGTTTATAACTTTTATTACCGCTGGGAAATCTATGTACCAGAGTCAAAACGAGCTGTTGGTCCTTATGGTATGCCCATTCTCTGGGACGGAGAATTAATAGGTCAAATATCTCCATATTTTGAACGATCAAAGAAGATGTTGTGGATTCATAATATCGTATTAAATCAAGGCTTTCAACAAAATAGAAATACGAAAAGAAAGCTTGATGATGCTTTACACGCTTTAGCAATTCGCGTTGGCGCGACTTCAATCCGTCATCGCGACTAAAAAGGAGCTTTCCTAAAGGGAAGCTCCTCTTCTTACTACATGTTTTGCAAATTATTAAAGCTAATTTTTACGCTTTCTAATGGCGTACGTTCACATTTATCTTGTTCAACAATAAAGTAAGACGTACCTGCTTCTTTAGCTGCTTGAATAATGCCTCTAATATCAAGCTTTCCTTCACCAACTTCCGCAAACGTCCCTCCATCTTTTTTCATGTCCTTTAAATGGATAACAGGCACTCGGTTAGCATGTTTAATTAAGTATGATTTCGAATCAACACCAGCGAATTCAACCCAAAATGTATCACATTCAAGCTGCATATT
This window encodes:
- a CDS encoding DNA glycosylase AlkZ-like family protein produces the protein MIKISKQTAKSFLHQKLIKPKFNSAIELLKGLEAIQIDPVAIIERNHQLTASLRMPSYSSDSLEQVLSDGEAFEYYAQAACLLPVTDYPLFADVRQQFTNKLSKELFHLSDVINVILSRLANEGPLPSSAFASTKRVQGGWDTKTPTTKESSHALQLLFYTGKIQVVQRKGSLRFFSRTEDSIPSDLLLEEQFSSPGERAIELQLKYARAYRLFSHDDPRYGWQKHPAQRRKQLHQQAIDCNQFTEVLIEGIKRPYTILTEDIDMLLSAENDQPTGIEFLSPLDPLLWRRERLMDVYNFYYRWEIYVPESKRAVGPYGMPILWDGELIGQISPYFERSKKMLWIHNIVLNQGFQQNRNTKRKLDDALHALAIRVGATSIRHRD